DNA from Candidatus Angelobacter sp.:
CCGATGGCCAGGGGCAACAAACCCAGCGCCGTGACGAGCGCCGTCATCAGGATCGGCACGAGCCGCTCGGTGGCCCCGCGCAACGCGGCTTCGAGTCCCCACGTCATGCCCTCCTCACGCACCAGATGTTCGAAATGTGACACCATCATGATCGAATTCCGCATCGTGATGCCAAACAGCGTCACGAATCCGACCATGGTGCCGAGCGACAGCATCCCCAGGTTCATCGCGGACAACACGCTCCAAAGATTGCCTAACGACGCAATCGGATGCGCCGAGAAACGTAACGGATGAGACAGCAATTCGCGCAGATGAACACCAAATCTTGCGAGCGTCGAAAAAGTTCCCGACCAGTCTTCGTTGGAAAACAGCACAACTGCAAAAACTCCGCCGACCAGCGCGAACGGCACGTTCGCCAGCACCAACAGGAGGTTTCTTCCCTGCCGGAAAACAACAGCCAGCAGAATCACAATTCCCACGCCCGCAATCAGTGAGTGAATCAGCAATTCCTGCCGGGCGTTCGCCTGTTCCTGCGCGGCTCCGGTGAATTCGAGATAAACGCCCGCGGGCAGTTCCACCTTCGCCGCGATCTGTTTTCGGGCATCCGCCACGAAAGACGCGACGTCACGCCCGCTCGGGTTGCAGGTAACGGTTTGCCGACGCCGCGCGCCGTCATGGAGGATCGAGTAGCGGCCCGTGGTCAGGTAAACGTCCGCGAGTTCCCGCAGGGGCAGCCGGACTCCCTGCGCATTTGCCAGCATCAACGAGCCGACCGTTTCCGGGTCCCTTCGTTCGGCGGGGGACAGGATCACCAGCACGTCAAAGACCCTGTTGCCTTCGTAAGTTTGCGCGACGACCGTGCCCTGGTACGCCGTCTCGACGGCGGCGAGCAGGTCCACCGGACGGAAACCGAATTGGGTCACGCGATCCGCGCGGAGCCGGATGGCGAGCCGCGGCGCTCCGGGCGGCGCTTTCACCTGCACGTCCGCTGCACCGGGAACGGACGACAGCACGGACGAGACTTCATTCGCCTTCTGGTCAAGCACGTCGAGGTCGTCGCCGAAGATGTTCACAACCACGCTCGCCGTCTCCCCGGAAATCGTTTCACCGATGCGATCGCCGAGAAATGTCAGCACCTCGAACTGGATGCCCGGAAATTTGGCGAGCGTCTCGCGGATCTCGTCCTGCACCTTCGCTTCGTCCAGATTGGAGTCGTGCTTCAACTCGACGTGAAATTCACTCCGATGCGGCCCCCAGGTGTCCTCGCCCATTTCGGCGCGGCCAGCCTGCTGTTCGACGGTCTGGATGCCCGGATTCTTCAGGAGTTCCTCGGAGATACGCCCGCCGAGTCGCAACATTTCCACCAGTGAAGTTCCCGGCGCCGTCGAAATCTGCACCACGAAATGGCCTTCGCGGAAATCCGGCATGAAGGCGCCGCCGAGAAACGGCAGCGTCGCCGTCGCAGCAATGAACAGGGCCAGCGCCGCTCCGAGGACCGTCCGCGGCGCGCGGCTGACGCGTTCGAGCGCGCGTCGGTGAAGCGCCTTCAATGCGGCGATGTACCCCGGCTCTGTGTGCGGCTTGATCCGCGAGAGTACCAGAAGGCACAGCCCCGGCGTGACCGTGAGTGCCACCACCAGAGACGCCAGGTTGGCGAGAATGAAAGCGATGCCAAGCGGACCAAAGAAACGGCCCTGCAACCCGCTCATCGTCAGCACCGGCAGAAAGACCAGCGCCACGACGAACGTGGCGTAAACCACGGCGCTGCGCACTTCCAGCGCGGCGTCCAAGACCACCTGAAACAATGGACGCGGCGTCGCGCGCCCGAGGTTTTCCCGCATCCGCCGCAGGATGTTTTCCACGGTGATGATGGCGTCGTCCACGACGACACCGATGACCGCTGCGAGGCCGCCAAGGGTCATCGTGTTGAGCGTGACGCCGGCATGGTCCAGCACGATGACCGCCGCGAGGAGCGAGAGAGGAATTGCCGTGAATGAAATAAACGCTGTTCGCAGGTCGAACAGGAACAGGAATAAT
Protein-coding regions in this window:
- a CDS encoding efflux RND transporter permease subunit, translated to MLKRIVDLSLRNRGIVVALACVLIGYGLFVASNAKLDVFPEFVQPQVTVQAEAPGLAPEQVESLVTRPIESVLNGAGNLQSIRSESIQGLSVVTAVFKEGTDIYIARQLLTENLAQLSGQLPAGVKAPTMSPLTSSTMDLLKFGLISKKMSPMQLRTFADWVVKPRLLSVQGVAGVKVFGGEVRQIQIQVKSDRLAAFGLSLEDVLAAARASTGVRGAGFIETAPQRVVLQTEGQSLTPQQIGQVVVAQHEGQSVRLKDVADVLEAPQPPFGSALIMGRPGILMTTASQYLANTMDVTKEVEKALEDLKPVFQSEGIEYVPGLHRPATFIENAIHNMKSSLLLGAALVAVVLFLFLFDLRTAFISFTAIPLSLLAAVIVLDHAGVTLNTMTLGGLAAVIGVVVDDAIITVENILRRMRENLGRATPRPLFQVVLDAALEVRSAVVYATFVVALVFLPVLTMSGLQGRFFGPLGIAFILANLASLVVALTVTPGLCLLVLSRIKPHTEPGYIAALKALHRRALERVSRAPRTVLGAALALFIAATATLPFLGGAFMPDFREGHFVVQISTAPGTSLVEMLRLGGRISEELLKNPGIQTVEQQAGRAEMGEDTWGPHRSEFHVELKHDSNLDEAKVQDEIRETLAKFPGIQFEVLTFLGDRIGETISGETASVVVNIFGDDLDVLDQKANEVSSVLSSVPGAADVQVKAPPGAPRLAIRLRADRVTQFGFRPVDLLAAVETAYQGTVVAQTYEGNRVFDVLVILSPAERRDPETVGSLMLANAQGVRLPLRELADVYLTTGRYSILHDGARRRQTVTCNPSGRDVASFVADARKQIAAKVELPAGVYLEFTGAAQEQANARQELLIHSLIAGVGIVILLAVVFRQGRNLLLVLANVPFALVGGVFAVVLFSNEDWSGTFSTLARFGVHLRELLSHPLRFSAHPIASLGNLWSVLSAMNLGMLSLGTMVGFVTLFGITMRNSIMMVSHFEHLVREEGMTWGLEAALRGATERLVPILMTALVTALGLLPLAIG